The Emys orbicularis isolate rEmyOrb1 chromosome 9, rEmyOrb1.hap1, whole genome shotgun sequence genomic sequence tacccaagaggctcagccagagcctgaaataccacatagtgcaccagcggacagcggttcacagtcaatggaaaaagccccagcacctgcatcgcttccagagggaccaagccccagtccacagtccaaggaggaactgatgtctccagcatcaagggaacagttccaggccgagcaggaagcagatgacagccttcaaaaagcttgggcagcagcacggagcaccccaccgcctctcagctcttctaaccgatcccggtttgttgtagaaaaaggacttttatacaaggagactctttctggtgggcaccaggaagactggcatcctcaaagacagctggtagttcccactaagtatcgggtaaaactcttgagcttagcccatgatcatcccagtggccattctggggtgaacagaaccaaagaccggttggggaagtccttccactgggagggaatgggcaaggacgttgctaattatgtccggtcttgtgaggtgtgccaacgagtgggaaagccccaagaccaggttaaagcccctctccagccactacccataattgaggtcccatttcagcgagtagctgtggatattctgggtcctttcccaaagaagacacccagaggaaagcagtacgtactgactttcatggattttgctacccgatggccggaagctgtacccttaagcaacaccaaggctaaaagtgtgtgccaggcattagcagacatttttgccagggtagggtggccctccgatatacttacagattcgggaactaatttcctggcagggaacatgaaaaacctgtggaaagctcatggggtgaatcacttggttgccacccctcatcaccatcaaaccaatggtctggtggagaggtttaatggaactttgggggccatgatacgtaaattcgtaaatgaacactccaatgattgggacctagtgttgcagcagttgctttttgcctacagggctgtaccacatcccagtttagggttttcaccatttgaacttgtgtatggccgcgaggttaaggggccattacagttggtgaagcagcaatgggaggggtttacgccttctccaggaactaacattctagactttgtaagcaacctacaaaacaccctccgacactctttagcccttgctaaagaaaacctaaaggatgctcaggaagagcaaaaggcctggtatgataaacattccagagaacggtccttcaaagtaggagaccaagtcatggtcttaaaggcgctccaggcccataaaatggaagcgtcgtgggaaggaccattcacggtccaggagcgcctaggagctgttaactatctcatagcctcccccacctccaacataaagcctaaggtataccatgttaattctcttaagcccttttattctagagaattaaacgtttgccagtttacagcccaggaaactgatgacgcggagtggcctgcaggtgtctactatgaaggaaaaaggaatggtggcgtggaagaggtgaacctctccacgactctgggacgtctgcagcgacagcagataaaggagctgtgcacaagctttgcaccgattttctcagccactccaggacggaccgaacgggcataccactccattgacacaggtaatgctcacccaattagaaccccaccctaccgggagtcacctcatgcccaagcggctatacaaagggagatccaggacatgctacagatgggtataatccgcccctctaccagtgcatgggcatctccagtggttctagttcccaaaccagatggggaaatacgcttttgcgtggactaccgtaagctaaatgctgtaactcgtcctgacaactatccaatgccacgcacagatgagctattggaaaaattgggacatgcccaattcatctctactttagacttaaccaaagggtactggcaagtaccactagatgaacccgctaaggaaaggtcagccttcgtcacccaggcaggggtgtatgaattcaatgtactccctttcgggttgcgaaatgcacccgccaccttccaaagacttgtagatggtctcctagcaggattgggagaatctgcagttgcctacctcgatgatgtggccattttttctgattcatggacagaacacctggagcacctgaaaaaagtcttcgagcgcatccggcaggcaggactaactgttaaggctaaaaagtgtcaaataggccaaaacagagtgacgtacctggggcaccaggtgggtcaaggaactataaatcccctacaggccaaagtggatgctatccaaaagtggccggttccaaagtcaaagaaacaggtccaatccttcttaggcttggccggatattataggcgatttgtaccacactacagccaaatcgccgccccgctgacagacctaaccagaaagaaacagccaaatgcagttcagtggactgagaagtgtcaaaaggcctttaaccagcttaaggcaacactcatgtctgaccctgtgctaagggccccagactttgacaaactgttcctagtaaccacagatgcttccgagcgaggcgtgggagcagttttaatgcaggaaggaccggatcaagaattccatcctgtcgtgtttctcagcaagaaactgtctgagagggaaagccactggtcaatcagcgaaaaggaatgctacgccattgtgtacgcgctggaaaagctacgcccatatgtttggggacgacgtttccaactacaaacagaccatgctgcgctacagtggcttcataccgccaagggaaataacaaaaaacttcttcggtggagtttagctctccaagattttgattttgaaatacaacacatttcgggagcttctaacaaagtggctgatgcactctcccgggaaagtttcccagagttaactggttaacaattgttcttgtaatgaaacatattgttagtttttatataatcagtagtatgtctaaaggtacatgtgtcttgttaactctgttttctcctagagctccaggaagaaatcacagccagtgtggaaccggacgtccaacactatctgtgatttggggggcgtgtcataactataaagggaagggtgacagctctcctgtgtacagtgctatggaatccctcctagccagagactccaaatccttttacctgtaaagggttaagaagctcgggtaacctggctgacacctgaccccaaggaccaataaggggacaagatactttcaaatcttggggggggggaaaggcttttgtgtgtgtcctttgtttaaggggttgttcgctcttgggactgagagggaccagacatcaatccaggttctccccatctttctaaacaagtctctcttatttcaaaattgtaagtaaaagccaggcaaggcgtcttagatttactttgttttctcaacttgtaaatgtaccttttaccagagtgcttatcttgtttgctatactttgaacctaagacagaggggattcctctgagctctttaagtttgattaccctgtaaagttattttccatactgattttgcagagatgatttttaccttttgctttaattaaaagccttctttttaagaacctgattgatttctccttgttttaagatccaaagggggtttggatctgtattcaccaggagttggtgaaatgaaggaggggggaagggtcaatctctccttgtttaagatccaagcagtttggatctgtattcaccagggaattggtgaaaggtttctcaaggcttcccagggagggaatccatcgagaatggtggcagcgggaccagagctaagctggtagataagcttagaagttttcatgcaggcccctacatttgtaccctaaagttcaaagtggggatacagccttgacagtgccATGTTTAATTTTTAAGGTTGCACAGAGTTTAGTGCTCTTGACTACAAAACATGTATAATTCACTTGATTTAACCTAGATATAGAAACAAACAATGAATATTCAAAAGGTCACTTCCACCAGATTATAATCTTTAAATTCTGCAATCCTTTACAAATGTATAAACTAATGTATTTATACTACAACCAAATAAGTAGTTTATTGATGTACTAACTTATGCTCACCTACTGTGTttctaaatttaaattcttgtgGTTAGGAACTTCTATACCCTCTTCTTTTTAAGATCAGCTGTGTCAAGTCATCTTTTCTATTAATTACATAGTAGAACTAGCTATTCAACATATTAaacttttaaaacacacaaatagTAAACATAGTACATATGTGTTCCCTTATATCGGActcaaacaaaaacatttatgtACAACAAAGGTCCAAGAAAGCAGAAGTATTGGAAAGTTATTTTCTTTAGGTGATATCTAACAATTAATATTCCGTTTTCAAGCAGTCCTCCTGCATACTGTATTATATTCCACTGCAATGTAAGTAAAGTTTCACACTGtacatgaatatttcagatcttcaAAAACAGGATCTTCAATAATTTCCACTGAGGTAAATGGGGTCATCTGGGTGttcagcactcttgaaaatctgaccacttatttaggagcctaaattaaGGATTTCGAAGCATAACTTTTGGCTCCTATATTTGAATAATGTTAGCCTTAACACACTTTAGCAGGCATAATCATGCTGAAGTTTATTCTTATACAAGAATTATACTATATTTAAACATCTCTTTAAATGACATTACTAGGactattttctatatttttcctTGAGGCAGAAGCCTCAAAAATCAAGGCTTAGGCTTTCCTTCATAAGCTCATCGTTAATAAAAAGCACACACCAAAGAGACACTCATCCATGTCCAAATAGCATTTTTCCAGCTAAGTCCTTCCCATTTCACTTTTAAATATGTATTCGTAGCCAGTTTGCAAATTGTTTTAACTTCTGTACAAATTTATTATTACTTATATGATCTCTAAGTTTTTCAAAGTAACTTTCTTCTTTCCATATTCCCTTATTTTTCTTCAAGGCTTTTAGTTCTGCTTGAAGTAGTCTTTTGTGAAGCTTCCAGTATAATGGAGAGTCATGATGTAGTCCTTCAATACGTGTTGTTTTGCCAAGCCCTTGTCTCAAGATCTCTTCATTCAGACACACACTGAAAAATCTACCCTACAAAAAGATAAAATGAAGGCAGCATTTCACTTTATATATTCGCTTGGCTATTTACAAAGGATATTAATGCTATTAGTACATTTTCAATTAATCTGTTGTATGAATTGTCTGAATGTTATGGCTAATTCTATACCCTTTTGGTGTTGGGAACTCCAGAAATACTTAAAAGTTGTACAGCATTCAACTCGCTTTTAACATTTATTAATTAAACATGAAATATGCAGGCATCTGTGGAACAACATTTAATACACCAGATACTTGATCAATCAAAATTCCTAAGACATTGTAGAGCACTAGACTACAGAGCTAGCTTGCACTGTATTTTCAGATGCCGCAAACCATGACTGCATAGAGAATTGCTAACTAGCCACTCAAAAGCTACACTAATATTTTAAGTGGgtttgcaaaaataaatatttattttatctccAATTTGCATATATAAAATGTCTGCATAAATGTTTAATTTAATATAATACCATTATATCTTACATATTAAGCAAGTAATAGCAATAATCACTGCAAATCTTAGGATATAAATAAAAGTTAAAGAACTGTCAGTCCTTCTTGTTACTGTGTTTACCTTATTTACTAAAATGAGGCAATCAAGCACCAAATCCTCCCTTCCAAGAAGCTGGAACCACATCATTTGTGCAGGTTTTAACTCTTCCTGTAACCAGACCATAGCATTCGGCGTCAGCTCCACTCCAGCAAGTCTGACCAGCAAAACACCATTTGATTGCCCTgaatatattacatatataaaaaACGTTTTTCTTACTCTACATGATTAAAAAAGATCCAATTCCACacgatgggccagatcctcagtgtcTGCAAAAAagtatagctccactgacttacaTGGAGTACTTATTTAACTCACTGGAACAACAATGATTTACAACAGCAGAGGATCTGGTCTCATATGTTCAGACATGACATTTATCTCCTGTTTCAGAATAATGTGGTTTTGACCTACAGGactctaaaaactttaaaatggtcAGAAAATATTTTCCTAGAAAATTTATGTACACATTAAGAAAAGAGATTCCAAGACATCAGACTGTAATGCTTAATGTCAGATTTTTATTCTTAGAGAATCACACTGCTTAAAAAAGCCTGATTTTTCTTTCTCCCCAGTATAAGTCAGGGGTAACTCCATTAAAGTACATTGAATTACAACAGTGTGAAACTTGTGTGCAATTAAAATCAAGCCCAAGTATTTATTTTGTTGACATTTAACCTATCAATGATGTACGCAGAAGACTGAAATCCAGACCTCTTACAGTGTCTTTAAAGCCAATGACACATTTGGTTACAGCATGATTTATTCAACAAAGATAATTCAATTTAAACTACATGTAAAAATAATTGCCCAGCTTCCAGAGGGAAGATGCATCATCAAAAGTTTAGTATGCCCACTTGATATTCTGGTTTGCTCATTTTTGAATAAATATCTTCCCTATGtatgaaagacttttaaaaaaaatattaacattttctgACAGCATTTGTAGTAAAAACACACTCAACTATGATCTAATAGAGTTATACAACCTCACAGAAATCAATGATGTTATGAATATAGGAACTGCCtaactggatcagaccagtggtccatctagatTAGTGTCCTGTCTTCAATGGCAGCTGCTAGCATCTACTTctggaaggtgcaagaaaccctgacATGGACAATTACGGAACAGCCTCCCCATATGGAAGTTTCTTCTATGCCCCTTCAGTTAAAAATAGGCTTGTGCCTTGAAGCATGAGTTTTTATAGCCCTTCCAATTTTTTTTGGATTCTATCTAATGAAATtttggatgttctcattatctgtACTAGCTAGGATATTCTAGGGAATCTACGGGACTTAGGTGCTCAAACCCCAATGAATTTCTGTATCAAATCCCACTGATcagttatactggcaaaccctcctaCTACAGCTGTAGGTGCAACTTATACTGGTAACagagtgcttttgccagtatagcttatactagttccctgaacaaaataagttatactggcaaaagcacttttttaccGATATAACTGAACCTAAACTGGGGGATTTGTAAGTATAAAAGTGTCCAAAAAATCACACCCTTAAACATTATTATGCCTACAAAAGATTCTAATGTTGACGAGGCCTCAGTCTctcatgcctcagttccccagccaTCAAGTGGGAAAACTATAATTCCCTGCCTCACGggtgtgttgtgaagataaatacattaaagattgtgaggcactcagatactatggtaacaggAACCACATGAATACATAAGATGTCTAGACCGATGCATATTCAAATCACTGTATTAATAAATCCTTACAATACACTTTCAAAGTATGTGGATAAATATTACCTCattttactggtggggaaacttcAGCAGAGGTGAAATAACATGGCCTCAGCCACACACAGAGTCAGTGCcagagccagaattagaactcaggcCCTCCTCACTCCCAACCCTTCCTCTACCATTGCTTATACAGTAACTGTTCTGTGTGTGGACAGAACTTCATTTTCTATGGCTGTCTCTCCAGCTGCTTTCTAAGGGCACTAAATTCactaaaaaagtttttaaaggaaCAATTCAGATGTTGCAAATTTTTGCTTGTTTAATGGACATCGACTGTATCAACTGGAGGACATTTAATTTTGTCATTATTAGTCTCATTCTTCCTGCATTTTTACttacattttctctgtaatgatGACAGGAAAGGAAGGCTAATGGGAACATGTTCAACTTCTAGTCCTTTCTCAGTTATGTGACATAACCTTCCTCGTAGTTTCACATTCTTT encodes the following:
- the C9H3orf33 gene encoding protein C3orf33 homolog, which gives rise to MAEPQGEPAKYLARISEWADSHLTLIRNISTGMAIAGVILFAKSIKLTTKFTSALDIPVEFIEKNVKLRGRLCHITEKGLEVEHVPISLPFLSSLQRKWQSNGVLLVRLAGVELTPNAMVWLQEELKPAQMMWFQLLGREDLVLDCLILVNKGRFFSVCLNEEILRQGLGKTTRIEGLHHDSPLYWKLHKRLLQAELKALKKNKGIWKEESYFEKLRDHISNNKFVQKLKQFANWLRIHI